The Nitrososphaerota archaeon genome window below encodes:
- a CDS encoding RtcB family protein, which yields MPLIDSAKQVSEVSWEIPTSYKEGMLVPAKIYATKKLLAAMDQGVIEQVTNLACLPGIVRYAYAMADAHWGYGFPIGGVAAFDLETGVISPGGVGFDINCGMRLIRTNLHYSEVKPHVKELVDLIFRLVPAGVGVKGTLRVSESQFEEVMKYGVKWCAENGLAWEDDPAHVEEGGFIKGADPSKVSRQARSRGIEQLGTLGSGNHYLEIQVVDPARFFDKKLSKHFGIVDEDQVVVMVHCGSRGFGHQVGSDYLRVFDGAMKRYGINVRDRELACAPFSSKEGTDYYGAMVCAANMAFTNRQVIVQKVREAFSTVFHRDAEALDMHLIYDVCHNVAKVERHSYDGVNADFLVHRKGATRSFGPGHPDIPAPYRDVGQPVIIGGSMETGSYLLVGTQKAMEETFGSTAHGSGRTMSRTQAKREVRGAELQRKMLEKGIYVKSATIDGLAEEAGMAYKDISEVVETMDLAGISKKVVALRPVGNIKG from the coding sequence ATGCCTCTGATTGATTCCGCAAAGCAGGTGTCCGAAGTGTCCTGGGAAATCCCCACATCCTACAAGGAGGGAATGCTCGTCCCCGCCAAGATCTACGCGACGAAGAAGCTGCTCGCAGCCATGGACCAGGGGGTCATCGAGCAGGTCACCAACCTCGCCTGTCTTCCCGGAATAGTCCGCTACGCCTACGCCATGGCCGACGCGCACTGGGGGTATGGCTTCCCAATCGGAGGAGTCGCCGCCTTCGACCTCGAAACTGGTGTTATCTCTCCCGGCGGCGTGGGGTTCGACATCAACTGCGGGATGCGCCTCATCCGGACGAATCTACACTATTCAGAAGTCAAGCCACACGTCAAGGAGCTCGTCGACCTGATCTTCAGGCTCGTCCCCGCAGGAGTGGGCGTGAAGGGGACGCTGCGAGTCTCCGAATCACAGTTCGAGGAGGTCATGAAGTACGGGGTGAAGTGGTGCGCAGAGAACGGCCTTGCCTGGGAGGACGACCCCGCCCACGTGGAAGAGGGGGGGTTCATCAAGGGGGCCGACCCGTCCAAGGTCAGCCGCCAGGCCCGCAGCAGGGGCATCGAGCAGCTCGGGACTCTAGGCTCAGGCAACCACTACCTCGAGATCCAGGTGGTCGACCCAGCTAGGTTCTTCGACAAGAAGCTCTCGAAGCACTTCGGGATAGTGGACGAGGACCAGGTGGTTGTGATGGTTCACTGCGGGAGCAGAGGTTTCGGCCACCAGGTCGGGAGCGATTACCTTCGTGTTTTCGACGGCGCCATGAAGCGCTACGGTATCAACGTCCGGGACAGAGAGCTCGCCTGCGCACCCTTCTCCTCCAAAGAGGGGACCGACTACTACGGCGCCATGGTCTGTGCTGCGAACATGGCCTTCACCAACAGGCAGGTGATCGTCCAGAAGGTCAGGGAAGCCTTCTCCACAGTCTTCCACCGGGACGCCGAGGCCCTGGACATGCATCTAATCTACGACGTCTGCCACAACGTTGCGAAGGTCGAGAGGCACTCCTACGACGGCGTGAACGCCGACTTCCTCGTCCATCGCAAAGGCGCGACCAGGAGTTTCGGTCCTGGCCATCCGGATATCCCAGCTCCCTATCGCGATGTGGGCCAGCCAGTCATAATAGGGGGCTCCATGGAGACCGGCTCCTATCTTCTGGTCGGCACCCAGAAGGCCATGGAGGAGACCTTCGGTTCCACGGCCCACGGCTCCGGCAGAACCATGTCCAGGACCCAGGCGAAGCGGGAAGTGCGCGGGGCAGAGCTGCAACGTAAGATGCTCGAGAAGGGGATCTACGTGAAGTCGGCGACCATCGACGGCCTCGCAGAGGAGGCGGGGATGGCCTACAAGGACATCTCGGAAGTGGTCGAGACCATGGACCTAGCCGGTATCTCGAAGAAAGTAGTCGCCCTCAGGCCCGTGGGGAACATCAAAGGCTAG
- a CDS encoding archease encodes MPFKYLPDIALADIAFEVESTSVDGLFEDCARALSDIMVDPETLGSKTSRRVSLTSEDLDRLLYDFLTELIVIKDVDSLLFRDVQVDVGADGKALTADLRGEPIDRVRHGLRNDVKAVTMNMFGVRHEGSKWKATIVLDI; translated from the coding sequence TTGCCCTTCAAGTACCTCCCGGACATCGCCCTGGCCGACATCGCCTTCGAAGTCGAGTCGACCTCGGTCGACGGCCTCTTCGAGGACTGTGCCCGCGCGCTCTCCGACATCATGGTTGACCCCGAGACCCTCGGCTCCAAGACTTCCCGACGGGTCTCCCTGACCTCAGAAGACCTCGACAGGCTCCTCTACGACTTCCTGACCGAACTCATCGTGATCAAGGACGTCGACTCCCTCCTCTTCCGCGACGTCCAAGTCGACGTCGGAGCGGACGGAAAGGCCCTGACCGCCGACCTTCGAGGCGAACCAATCGACAGAGTGAGGCACGGGCTGCGGAACGACGTGAAGGCGGTCACGATGAACATGTTCGGGGTCAGGCACGAAGGCTCGAAGTGGAAGGCCACCATTGTCCTCGACATCTGA
- a CDS encoding lipoate--protein ligase family protein gives MRGRLLEVVLADPYANLALEEVLFNDVRVPTLRVWRNQKSVVIGRAQLAEFETDLQYCRIHSVPVVRRFTAGGAVYNGPGNLNWSFLIPGGDEGVELQTRGPRGVFESFASMVVSALKRCGSECAFKAPNSIVDGYGKVSGMAAYLSKSAVMCHGTLLVSADLEEVKRLTRPRDETVAKKYPRSRFAPVSNCAVDEVRFVRELVEASGYSLQQEGLTERESKLSLELASSKYRKREWTFGDPFALDDL, from the coding sequence TTGAGGGGAAGGCTACTCGAGGTCGTCCTTGCTGACCCCTATGCGAACCTGGCTCTGGAGGAGGTTCTGTTCAACGACGTCCGCGTGCCAACGCTCAGGGTCTGGAGGAACCAGAAGTCGGTCGTGATAGGTCGGGCCCAGCTTGCGGAATTCGAGACAGACCTTCAATACTGCCGGATTCACTCGGTTCCCGTGGTCAGGAGGTTCACCGCGGGAGGAGCGGTCTACAACGGCCCGGGCAACTTGAATTGGTCCTTCCTTATCCCGGGAGGGGACGAGGGCGTCGAACTGCAAACGAGGGGTCCTAGGGGAGTTTTCGAATCGTTCGCGTCGATGGTCGTTTCTGCGTTGAAGCGATGCGGCTCGGAGTGTGCCTTCAAGGCCCCGAACTCCATAGTGGACGGCTACGGGAAGGTTAGCGGCATGGCTGCCTACCTCTCCAAATCCGCGGTGATGTGTCATGGGACGCTGCTGGTGAGCGCAGACCTGGAAGAGGTGAAGAGGTTGACCCGGCCGAGAGACGAAACGGTTGCGAAGAAGTATCCACGCAGTAGGTTCGCCCCCGTCTCGAACTGCGCAGTCGACGAAGTGAGGTTTGTCAGAGAGCTTGTGGAAGCGTCCGGCTACTCCCTCCAGCAGGAGGGGCTGACGGAAAGGGAATCCAAGCTCAGCCTGGAGCTTGCGTCGTCCAAGTACAGGAAGCGCGAATGGACCTTCGGGGACCCGTTCGCCCTAGATGATCTCTAG
- a CDS encoding aminotransferase class I/II-fold pyridoxal phosphate-dependent enzyme, which produces MRDPSSFLKLEYDDLVNQAFDWKLRVLGGPSTPWCLVDGKKVLMFCSNNYLGLSNHPKLKEAAIEAVRTHGAGSGSVRPIAGNMDLHAELERRLASFKGADASLVYQTGFAANAGLIPQLAGKGDIIISDELNHGSIIDGVRLSHAERGVYKHADTDDLAKVLDDAEKASPSYRRILIITDGVFSMDGDIAPLDRVAAHAAEHGAMLYVDDAHGEGVLGQGGRGIVSHFNLTRDKVQVEMGTFSKAFGVVGGHVSGSRDLVNFAYNKSRTWLLSGSHPPAVVAACIAAVDVLEHEPQHVQSLWENTRYFKKAMHDLGFDLGRSETPITPVMVGDSAKAKKLSSRLFELGVFALPIVYPMVAQGKARIRTIMNAALNKEDLDFAVGAFEKAGRELEII; this is translated from the coding sequence ATGCGCGACCCTTCTTCGTTTCTGAAACTGGAGTACGACGACCTGGTGAACCAGGCGTTCGACTGGAAGCTGAGAGTCCTCGGCGGGCCGAGCACACCCTGGTGCCTCGTCGACGGCAAGAAGGTCCTGATGTTCTGCTCTAACAACTACCTCGGTCTCAGCAACCACCCGAAGCTGAAGGAGGCAGCCATCGAGGCTGTCAGGACCCACGGGGCCGGGTCGGGTTCGGTGAGGCCCATCGCAGGCAACATGGACTTGCACGCCGAGCTTGAGAGAAGGCTTGCCAGCTTCAAGGGGGCCGACGCCTCGCTGGTATACCAAACCGGCTTCGCCGCCAACGCTGGGCTCATCCCCCAGCTCGCCGGGAAGGGGGACATCATCATCAGCGACGAGCTGAACCACGGAAGCATCATAGACGGCGTGAGGCTCTCCCACGCAGAGAGGGGGGTCTACAAGCACGCGGACACCGACGACCTGGCAAAGGTGCTTGACGATGCGGAGAAGGCCTCGCCCTCTTACAGGCGAATCCTGATAATCACCGATGGCGTCTTTTCGATGGATGGCGACATCGCTCCCCTTGACAGAGTAGCAGCCCACGCGGCAGAACATGGGGCCATGCTCTATGTTGACGACGCCCATGGCGAGGGAGTTCTTGGGCAGGGAGGGCGCGGAATCGTCTCGCACTTCAACCTGACCCGGGACAAGGTCCAGGTTGAGATGGGAACCTTCTCGAAGGCCTTCGGCGTGGTAGGTGGCCACGTTTCGGGCTCCAGGGACCTCGTCAACTTCGCCTACAACAAGTCCCGCACCTGGCTGCTGAGCGGCTCGCACCCGCCGGCCGTCGTCGCGGCCTGCATCGCGGCGGTGGACGTGCTGGAACACGAGCCACAACACGTGCAGAGTCTGTGGGAGAACACCAGATACTTCAAGAAGGCAATGCACGACCTCGGATTCGACCTCGGAAGGAGCGAGACCCCGATAACTCCTGTCATGGTCGGCGACAGCGCCAAGGCGAAGAAGCTGAGCTCTCGTCTCTTCGAGCTGGGGGTGTTCGCGCTTCCCATCGTGTATCCGATGGTCGCCCAGGGGAAGGCGAGGATCAGGACCATAATGAACGCGGCATTGAACAAAGAAGACCTCGACTTCGCAGTAGGTGCCTTCGAGAAAGCTGGAAGGGAGCTAGAGATCATCTAG